A single Aminobacterium mobile DSM 12262 DNA region contains:
- a CDS encoding DUF5693 family protein — MSFSKRTFTAFMLVVAFILSIVALTPRWKVEKENRNSGIILEYRDVLSLASKGRQTPEAVFNRLTNAGVSGLIVAEMTGKDLSAGLVPLYYGTVADLPDSLGEGLDEPYGSATIWLAKGMKGIEWYDTALQTRFPDSRRYQKENGILYVLPHTIDELLETGVVPDFAGLLFALSAGIPVMYRVAPVAVSDTENEMALLEALLDDFPSVIRCVSPSGLFAAGYPDMRPLANVLKEAGIPVAMVEFSRQLGAQQLNWLLYPDLLPLHSVTTEEMISRNISRNTLYERMVRAAKERGVRLLLMRPTLYEASSDPLGDFEEEVQSLSQGLSERGIVVQWPETFSGWNMSFLGAVGCALIFLLLVARLADRFLLLNLSFLGSVQIVAFIVIGAFLGVGMWKISFAARLVGALTAAFLAAEATLIALEEWKKPLRGILGGFIVAVIGGLALAALFSFPVFMLRLRAFSGVKATLFLPPLIVLLYDLRRRVHPESLGQVLARPPLWGELFLIGVLLVGAAVTLLRSGNAQFVPGWEVTLRDTLERLLVARPRNKELFAGYPALLFWYYFKRRNLWERYREIFRLGATLAFCSLVNSFCHFHTPLYFILWRQFNGWWTGILLGAILLALFHWVCIPFWKRWRGVIMD, encoded by the coding sequence ATGAGTTTTTCAAAAAGAACTTTTACAGCATTTATGTTAGTTGTAGCTTTTATCCTCTCTATTGTGGCTCTTACGCCTCGATGGAAAGTAGAGAAAGAAAATCGAAACAGCGGCATTATTTTGGAATATCGAGATGTTCTTTCTTTGGCTTCTAAAGGTCGCCAGACCCCGGAGGCAGTTTTTAATCGCTTAACTAATGCGGGAGTGTCTGGCTTAATAGTGGCGGAAATGACAGGTAAAGATCTGTCTGCAGGACTTGTTCCTCTTTATTACGGAACAGTGGCGGATCTCCCTGACTCTTTAGGAGAGGGACTGGATGAGCCGTATGGTTCGGCAACTATTTGGCTTGCTAAAGGTATGAAGGGGATAGAGTGGTACGATACGGCCCTTCAAACTCGTTTCCCAGATAGCCGACGATATCAGAAAGAAAATGGCATTCTTTATGTTCTCCCTCATACTATAGACGAGTTGCTGGAGACTGGTGTTGTGCCTGATTTTGCGGGACTCCTCTTTGCTCTCTCCGCAGGGATTCCTGTTATGTACCGCGTAGCGCCGGTTGCTGTGAGTGATACTGAAAACGAGATGGCTTTGCTTGAGGCTCTTCTCGATGATTTCCCTTCGGTAATTCGTTGTGTATCTCCTTCGGGTCTTTTTGCTGCTGGATATCCAGATATGCGTCCTTTAGCGAATGTATTGAAGGAGGCAGGGATTCCTGTGGCTATGGTGGAGTTTTCTCGGCAACTTGGGGCCCAACAGTTAAACTGGCTCCTGTATCCGGATCTTTTACCTCTCCATAGCGTAACAACAGAAGAGATGATCAGCAGGAATATTTCTCGAAACACGCTGTATGAACGGATGGTTCGGGCAGCTAAGGAGCGGGGGGTTCGATTGCTTCTCATGAGGCCGACCCTCTATGAAGCTTCTTCCGATCCATTAGGCGATTTTGAGGAAGAAGTACAAAGCCTCTCTCAGGGGCTTTCCGAGCGGGGGATAGTTGTCCAATGGCCGGAAACATTTTCAGGTTGGAATATGTCGTTTCTAGGAGCCGTTGGATGTGCTTTGATATTCCTTCTTCTTGTCGCTCGTTTAGCAGATCGTTTTCTCTTGCTAAACCTCTCTTTCTTAGGTAGTGTGCAAATCGTTGCTTTTATAGTTATCGGGGCCTTTCTTGGCGTAGGGATGTGGAAAATATCCTTTGCTGCACGCTTGGTAGGTGCCTTAACTGCTGCCTTTTTAGCTGCGGAAGCTACTCTTATTGCTTTGGAAGAATGGAAGAAGCCCCTTCGCGGGATATTGGGAGGATTTATCGTTGCTGTCATAGGAGGTCTTGCTTTAGCGGCTCTTTTCAGTTTCCCTGTCTTTATGCTGCGGTTACGGGCCTTTTCTGGAGTGAAGGCTACTCTTTTTTTGCCGCCTCTCATTGTCTTGCTCTATGATTTAAGAAGAAGAGTGCATCCCGAATCTTTAGGACAAGTACTGGCAAGGCCTCCTCTATGGGGCGAGCTCTTCTTAATAGGTGTTTTGCTTGTAGGGGCAGCAGTGACCCTTTTGCGAAGTGGAAATGCTCAATTTGTTCCTGGGTGGGAAGTGACATTGCGAGACACTCTTGAGCGCCTTCTTGTAGCTCGCCCAAGAAACAAGGAGCTCTTTGCAGGGTATCCAGCCCTTTTGTTCTGGTATTATTTTAAACGTCGTAATTTATGGGAGCGATATCGGGAGATTTTCAGGCTTGGGGCTACCTTGGCTTTTTGTTCCCTTGTAAACAGTTTTTGTCATTTCCATACGCCACTTTATTTTATTTTATGGCGTCAATTTAATGGATGGTGGACTGGCATTCTCCTTGGAGCTATTTTACTTGCGCTCTTTCATTGGGTGTGCATCCCCTTCTGGAAGCGTTGGCGAGGAGTGATTATGGATTGA
- a CDS encoding cell division ATP-binding protein FtsE, which produces MDIRLAGVSKYFHPDIVALEDAYLSIAQGEFVYFVGTTGSGKTTLMRLITRELIPSRGQITVGDKNLRKIRNSQLPYFRRNIGVVFQDFKLLPNLTAWENVAFVLESMGMPSRMVKGRTDEVIDQVGLWRRRFLYPPQLSGGEQQRVAIARAMANSPSIFIADEPTGNLDLHTAEDIMRLLLSLNAAGATVIMATHDQYLVDAYRQRVIELHEGRIVRDEEKGGYLIDGEL; this is translated from the coding sequence ATGGATATACGCCTGGCAGGAGTCTCTAAATACTTTCATCCCGACATTGTAGCCTTGGAAGATGCTTATCTTTCCATAGCACAAGGGGAGTTTGTCTACTTTGTAGGAACTACTGGCTCGGGGAAAACAACGCTAATGCGTCTCATTACCCGCGAGCTTATCCCAAGTAGAGGACAGATCACAGTAGGGGATAAGAACTTGCGAAAAATTCGCAACTCTCAGCTCCCTTATTTCCGGAGAAATATAGGGGTAGTCTTTCAAGATTTCAAACTCCTTCCTAATTTGACGGCATGGGAGAATGTTGCTTTTGTGCTCGAATCTATGGGTATGCCTTCCCGTATGGTAAAAGGTCGTACCGATGAAGTTATAGATCAGGTGGGGTTGTGGAGACGACGTTTTCTGTACCCCCCTCAGCTTTCAGGGGGAGAACAGCAACGGGTAGCTATTGCACGTGCCATGGCTAATTCGCCCTCTATTTTTATAGCTGACGAGCCGACTGGAAATCTCGATTTACATACGGCGGAAGACATTATGCGCCTCCTTCTATCTCTGAATGCTGCAGGAGCCACTGTTATTATGGCTACCCACGATCAATATCTGGTAGATGCCTATCGACAGAGGGTTATAGAGCTCCATGAGGGCAGGATAGTTCGAGACGAAGAAAAAGGAGGGTATCTCATCGATGGCGAGCTTTAA
- the csaB gene encoding polysaccharide pyruvyl transferase CsaB yields the protein MSRQYAVALAGYYGFGNLGDELLAASMVAHLENIGIARERIVVLSADPENTSAMLCVPSVNRWDILDVFNVFRKSYSLVFGGGGLFQDSTSLRSCFYYWGLLKLARLAKCRTGVFAQSIGPFRTRVGQWLAHNAIAGCSMRTVRDKRSLEILQDWRLTAQLVPDPVMGLSVSFEREKTDALLVNIRPWPGLLPEKTVQVAARWAAENNLPVIGVALAPEDLNVINSFVSRGILSCKEVHLVRSWQDVQKVWSLGNIAIGMRLHFCMLSLLFGCSTLAVPYDPKVEAFASQWGMAIFNGEDIPSFPWPVVDRHSVEAATKESCQSVEKAWEELKRSASSI from the coding sequence TTGAGTCGGCAATACGCTGTAGCATTAGCTGGATATTATGGATTTGGGAACCTTGGAGACGAGCTTTTAGCTGCGTCTATGGTTGCTCATCTCGAAAATATAGGCATTGCTAGAGAGCGTATCGTTGTTCTATCGGCAGATCCAGAGAATACCTCTGCTATGCTTTGTGTCCCGTCTGTAAATCGTTGGGATATTTTAGATGTTTTTAATGTGTTTCGTAAAAGTTATTCCTTGGTTTTTGGAGGGGGAGGGCTATTCCAGGATTCCACAAGCCTTCGTTCCTGTTTTTATTATTGGGGCCTTCTGAAGTTAGCTCGGTTAGCAAAATGTCGAACAGGAGTTTTTGCCCAATCTATAGGCCCTTTCCGTACGCGAGTTGGACAATGGCTGGCTCATAATGCCATAGCCGGGTGTTCTATGCGTACTGTTCGTGATAAGAGATCCTTAGAGATTCTTCAAGACTGGAGGCTTACTGCTCAACTTGTTCCTGATCCTGTTATGGGGCTTTCAGTGTCTTTTGAGAGAGAAAAAACTGATGCTTTGCTCGTCAATATCCGCCCATGGCCTGGGCTTTTACCAGAAAAGACAGTTCAGGTTGCCGCTCGCTGGGCAGCAGAGAATAATCTTCCAGTGATAGGCGTGGCTTTGGCGCCTGAGGACTTGAACGTAATAAACTCTTTTGTTTCGCGAGGAATATTGTCGTGTAAAGAAGTGCATTTAGTACGTTCATGGCAAGATGTGCAGAAGGTTTGGAGCCTTGGTAATATAGCTATAGGTATGCGTCTCCATTTCTGTATGTTGTCGCTTCTTTTCGGTTGCTCTACTTTAGCTGTTCCTTATGACCCTAAAGTGGAAGCTTTTGCTTCTCAATGGGGAATGGCTATTTTTAATGGAGAAGACATCCCTTCTTTTCCATGGCCTGTTGTGGATCGTCATTCTGTTGAAGCAGCGACAAAAGAGAGTTGTCAATCAGTAGAAAAAGCTTGGGAGGAGTTGAAGCGTAGTGCCAGTTCTATCTGA
- a CDS encoding cell division protein FtsX, with protein MASFKYTLRDTFRLIFRHWGLSLLTLITASAVIYLLGMSSLFSLNVRAMVSRVESELVVQAYLKEDSKIQETVNQIKKIPYAAHVVSVSPDEALERLRAKLGTKARAVTLLGENPLPWSIEIKVKRAGDVAPLVREITSMPEVDELVYAGKLAEKLSRISFLVSKISVVVLGLALVISALVVYNTIRISLYSRKEEIQVMLLVGATRTYISLPFVLQGMILGSMGALLAVLAVAGSYFSAQEAILTTLPFIHLVSNHDFLLRFYLLLVGIGTTLGWICSWFAVSRFVREAGKPL; from the coding sequence ATGGCGAGCTTTAAATATACCTTACGTGATACCTTCAGGTTGATTTTCCGCCATTGGGGATTGAGCCTTCTTACTCTTATTACCGCTTCTGCTGTCATATATCTCCTCGGCATGTCCAGCCTTTTCTCTCTTAATGTAAGGGCCATGGTTTCCCGTGTTGAAAGCGAACTCGTTGTTCAGGCGTACTTAAAAGAGGACAGTAAAATCCAGGAAACGGTGAATCAGATAAAAAAAATCCCTTATGCAGCTCATGTGGTTTCTGTGTCTCCTGACGAGGCGCTAGAAAGATTGCGAGCCAAACTAGGCACTAAGGCGCGAGCTGTTACGTTGCTTGGCGAAAACCCTCTCCCTTGGAGTATAGAGATCAAGGTTAAACGAGCGGGGGATGTGGCTCCTTTGGTAAGGGAGATCACGTCTATGCCAGAAGTGGATGAGCTTGTTTATGCTGGGAAACTGGCTGAAAAACTTTCTCGGATTTCTTTTTTAGTTTCGAAAATTTCCGTTGTCGTTCTGGGATTGGCTCTTGTTATTAGTGCTTTAGTGGTTTATAACACCATTCGTATATCTTTATATTCTCGAAAAGAAGAAATACAAGTGATGCTTTTAGTAGGAGCCACGAGAACCTATATTTCTCTTCCATTTGTGTTACAGGGGATGATTCTTGGTTCTATGGGAGCCTTGCTGGCAGTGCTTGCTGTCGCTGGTTCCTATTTTTCTGCTCAGGAGGCAATATTGACAACCCTTCCCTTTATCCACCTGGTTTCTAACCATGATTTTTTGTTGCGTTTTTATCTCCTGCTCGTCGGGATTGGAACAACTCTTGGGTGGATTTGCAGTTGGTTTGCAGTCAGTCGTTTCGTTCGGGAGGCTGGGAAACCTCTTTAG
- a CDS encoding murein hydrolase activator EnvC family protein codes for MRSFTKRCLLGILLAVSCFFSFPSLCAWSAPDVAELDQQIAAEENRIKIIERQTAHYEQLIKKTGQREQGVLSQITQYDQQKQKAEREIKLLELKQARAQNRIKELQGNIKKTDAQIEEIKGYLRDRFVAIYKYGGMAELDLLLTASTAHEAMATSLLLGKIAREDERMVDSLSESREKLEAAKKELEEQRALLVAQEKKLRSEREKYKAEIKKRNDLLASLRKEKALHEKAARELQQAQEEIGNTIKNLMRKKQEIIARERENRDKNKSHFGNITYMPSGGRLGWPVRGEISEPFGKRVHPVFKTTSMHTGIDIRAPGGTPVQAAGPGEILYVGWLRGYGQVVIIDHGNLLSTVYAHLANATVEEGQGVSRGQVIGHVGNTGVTTGYHLHFEVRVNGDARDPMRYLR; via the coding sequence TTGAGGAGCTTCACAAAAAGGTGCTTATTAGGTATCCTTCTAGCGGTTTCCTGTTTTTTCTCCTTCCCTTCTTTGTGTGCATGGTCGGCTCCAGATGTTGCGGAGTTAGACCAGCAGATTGCGGCCGAAGAGAATCGCATAAAAATAATAGAGCGTCAAACAGCTCACTATGAGCAGCTTATTAAAAAAACTGGGCAAAGGGAACAAGGGGTTTTATCTCAAATTACCCAGTATGACCAGCAAAAACAGAAAGCTGAACGAGAAATAAAGCTTTTGGAACTCAAACAAGCCAGGGCTCAGAATAGAATTAAGGAATTACAAGGAAATATTAAAAAGACTGATGCCCAAATAGAGGAAATAAAAGGGTATCTTAGGGATCGTTTTGTCGCTATTTATAAATATGGTGGCATGGCAGAGCTAGACCTTCTCCTCACTGCTTCTACGGCGCATGAAGCAATGGCCACGTCCTTATTACTAGGGAAAATAGCTCGTGAAGATGAGCGCATGGTTGACTCTCTTTCGGAGAGTAGAGAAAAACTGGAAGCTGCGAAAAAAGAATTAGAAGAACAGAGAGCTCTTTTAGTAGCCCAGGAAAAGAAACTCCGGTCTGAGCGAGAAAAGTACAAGGCAGAAATAAAAAAACGGAACGACCTGTTAGCTTCATTACGAAAAGAAAAGGCTCTTCATGAAAAAGCTGCTCGGGAATTGCAACAAGCTCAGGAAGAGATAGGGAACACCATTAAAAATCTTATGAGAAAGAAACAGGAAATTATTGCTCGTGAAAGAGAAAATCGAGATAAAAATAAATCTCATTTTGGCAATATAACGTACATGCCCTCAGGAGGGCGGTTAGGATGGCCGGTACGAGGAGAGATTTCTGAACCTTTTGGGAAACGAGTACATCCTGTTTTTAAAACTACGAGTATGCATACAGGTATAGATATTCGAGCTCCAGGAGGGACCCCGGTCCAAGCAGCTGGGCCAGGAGAGATTTTGTATGTAGGGTGGCTTAGGGGATATGGACAGGTTGTTATTATCGATCATGGAAACTTACTCAGCACTGTCTATGCACATCTTGCTAATGCGACAGTAGAAGAGGGACAAGGGGTTTCTCGTGGTCAGGTGATAGGGCATGTAGGAAATACTGGCGTTACTACAGGGTATCATCTTCATTTTGAAGTACGAGTTAACGGAGATGCGCGGGATCCTATGCGTTATTTGCGGTAA
- a CDS encoding transketolase family protein, giving the protein MNNITMKSTRDAYGEALIELNTIYNDLVVVDGDVGSSTRSASFKKANPKRYVDVGIAEQDMVLTAAGLALAGFRVYVSSLASFLVGRAYDEIRETIAIPGLPVKLIATHSGVTVGEDGATHQMLEDIALMRVLPGLGVLAPADFYSARAIIKMAAEVKRPIYIRLGRSKLPLLYKEDDVDFSLGGGRVLKEGTEVTICACGIMVHEALKAARILAQQDLCAEVIDCYSISPLPAQQILESIHRTGCCVVAEEHLAHGGLGEAIAGLVCRSYPVPVKFVAVDDKFGQSGTSEELQEYYGLTSSQIVSAAVQVWTMRRR; this is encoded by the coding sequence ATGAATAATATAACAATGAAAAGCACGCGCGATGCCTATGGGGAAGCTTTAATCGAACTCAATACTATATATAATGATCTTGTAGTTGTGGATGGGGATGTAGGGTCGTCCACACGAAGTGCTTCTTTTAAAAAAGCAAACCCCAAACGATATGTGGATGTGGGGATTGCAGAGCAGGATATGGTCCTTACGGCAGCAGGTCTTGCGTTGGCTGGTTTTAGAGTATATGTCTCATCTCTTGCTTCTTTTCTGGTAGGGCGAGCTTACGACGAGATACGAGAGACTATTGCTATCCCGGGACTGCCTGTAAAACTTATTGCTACTCATAGCGGAGTTACCGTTGGAGAAGATGGGGCTACTCATCAAATGCTTGAGGATATAGCACTTATGAGGGTATTGCCTGGTTTAGGAGTTCTTGCTCCTGCGGATTTTTATTCGGCTCGGGCTATCATTAAGATGGCGGCAGAGGTTAAACGCCCTATATATATTCGTTTAGGGCGTTCAAAGTTACCGTTGCTGTATAAGGAAGATGACGTGGATTTTTCGTTGGGTGGCGGTAGGGTTTTAAAAGAGGGGACTGAAGTAACCATCTGTGCTTGTGGTATTATGGTGCACGAAGCTCTTAAAGCCGCGCGCATTTTGGCCCAACAGGACCTTTGCGCAGAAGTCATAGATTGTTACAGCATCAGTCCCTTACCTGCTCAACAGATTCTAGAATCTATACATCGTACTGGTTGCTGTGTAGTGGCGGAAGAACATCTGGCTCATGGTGGATTGGGTGAGGCTATAGCTGGACTTGTGTGTCGCAGCTACCCTGTTCCTGTAAAGTTTGTAGCTGTAGATGACAAATTCGGACAGAGTGGGACGTCTGAAGAGCTACAGGAATATTATGGCCTTACGTCAAGTCAGATTGTCAGTGCAGCCGTGCAGGTGTGGACGATGCGCAGGAGGTAG
- a CDS encoding transketolase: protein MPVLSEHEETLLKEAAASIRKDVVRMIGVARSGHLASSLSIVEIMAWLYWHILNVKPEDPMWAERDRLVLSKGHGCPALYAALANRGFFDREELWNYRRLGTMLQGHPLVNRTPGIDASSGSLGMGLGVANGIALGLRMRGLDSRVFCITGDGELQEGAIWESAMTSTHYKLSQLTVIVDRNNTQMEGSVDQVMSIEPLKDKFIAFGWQVAEADGHDFQSLERAFVKKNAEKPLAIIARTVIGKGVSFLEGQRYKASMVLTRDLVDKALRELDSGGALLL from the coding sequence GTGCCAGTTCTATCTGAACATGAAGAGACGTTGCTCAAAGAAGCTGCTGCTTCTATCCGTAAAGATGTGGTGCGTATGATAGGAGTCGCCCGTTCCGGTCATCTGGCATCTTCTCTTTCTATAGTTGAGATTATGGCGTGGTTATACTGGCATATCCTTAATGTGAAACCAGAAGATCCTATGTGGGCGGAAAGAGATCGTCTGGTTTTGAGTAAAGGGCATGGATGTCCTGCTCTTTATGCGGCTTTGGCGAATCGTGGTTTCTTTGACCGCGAGGAATTATGGAATTATAGACGGTTAGGAACTATGTTGCAGGGTCATCCTTTAGTAAACCGAACGCCAGGGATTGACGCATCCAGTGGATCTCTTGGCATGGGGCTCGGAGTAGCTAATGGAATAGCTCTTGGGTTGAGAATGAGAGGTCTGGATAGCCGAGTTTTTTGCATTACAGGCGATGGGGAATTGCAAGAAGGAGCCATATGGGAGTCAGCCATGACCTCAACTCATTATAAACTCAGTCAGCTCACAGTTATTGTAGACCGAAATAATACCCAGATGGAAGGCTCTGTAGATCAGGTAATGTCTATTGAACCTCTGAAAGACAAGTTCATTGCTTTTGGTTGGCAGGTAGCAGAGGCTGACGGTCATGATTTTCAAAGTCTGGAAAGAGCCTTCGTAAAGAAAAATGCAGAAAAACCCTTGGCTATTATTGCACGGACTGTTATAGGTAAGGGGGTTTCTTTTCTAGAAGGACAAAGATATAAAGCCTCTATGGTTCTGACTCGAGATCTAGTAGATAAAGCTCTGAGAGAATTAGATTCAGGAGGGGCTCTCTTGCTATGA
- a CDS encoding S41 family peptidase yields MWKKSRGVLFGLILGVVLTGAFLGAGGASEIEDIVRFVPFKLENLWLMKQARAIIETYQVDSGEKPVEETKLVYGAMKGFVQAYGDPYTRFVDPEELKEEEIEMEGEYGGLGIYLGHRDGKTLVISPIEGTPADRVGLKPGDEIVKIGDEVIIGWESQQVVKKLRGPAGTSVTIWVRRDKEDKLLRFDIQRENIKLFSVRSEMIDKDTGYIRISQFKQKTGEEVKNAIIDLEQKGAKGLIVDLRNNGGGLLSAAVDVSDLFLDGGLVVSMEGRVDRANDKLYAKPGQQTTLPLVVLINEGSASASEIVAGALMDRQRAILVGKKSFGKGSVQTLFNLSDGSGLYVTIARYHTPSGVTIDHVGLTPQLTVEGEYNPDRKKDPQLKRAIEELAKIEKGTSSFLK; encoded by the coding sequence ATGTGGAAAAAATCAAGGGGCGTTCTGTTTGGGCTAATACTAGGAGTTGTTTTAACAGGTGCATTTCTGGGGGCTGGTGGTGCCTCAGAAATAGAGGATATTGTTCGTTTTGTCCCATTTAAATTGGAGAACCTGTGGCTCATGAAGCAGGCAAGGGCCATTATAGAAACCTATCAGGTGGATAGCGGAGAGAAACCTGTGGAAGAGACGAAGCTCGTCTATGGGGCTATGAAAGGTTTTGTACAAGCGTATGGAGATCCATATACTCGTTTTGTTGACCCAGAAGAACTCAAAGAAGAAGAAATAGAAATGGAAGGCGAGTATGGTGGATTGGGTATCTATCTAGGTCACAGAGACGGTAAAACTCTTGTTATCAGCCCTATAGAGGGAACACCAGCTGATCGTGTCGGTCTTAAGCCTGGAGATGAGATCGTTAAAATTGGCGATGAAGTGATTATAGGTTGGGAATCACAGCAGGTTGTTAAAAAATTGAGAGGACCGGCGGGAACGTCAGTAACTATTTGGGTACGCCGAGATAAAGAAGATAAACTTTTGCGCTTCGATATTCAAAGAGAGAATATAAAGCTTTTTTCTGTTCGTTCTGAGATGATCGATAAAGATACAGGCTATATCCGTATCTCTCAGTTCAAGCAGAAAACTGGAGAGGAAGTAAAAAACGCCATTATTGATCTAGAGCAGAAGGGCGCAAAGGGACTTATAGTGGATTTGCGCAATAATGGCGGAGGCCTTTTAAGTGCGGCTGTCGATGTGAGTGACCTCTTCTTGGACGGAGGGCTCGTAGTCAGCATGGAAGGGCGGGTAGATCGTGCGAATGACAAACTTTATGCAAAGCCGGGGCAACAAACAACCCTTCCCCTCGTAGTGTTGATAAATGAGGGGAGTGCCAGTGCCTCCGAAATTGTGGCTGGAGCCTTAATGGATCGGCAAAGAGCTATTCTCGTAGGGAAAAAGAGTTTTGGAAAGGGATCAGTGCAAACGCTCTTTAATCTCTCAGATGGGTCTGGTCTCTACGTGACTATCGCTAGATATCATACTCCATCGGGTGTTACTATAGATCATGTAGGATTAACTCCGCAACTTACTGTGGAGGGGGAGTATAACCCTGATCGTAAAAAAGATCCTCAGTTAAAACGAGCTATAGAAGAGCTTGCTAAAATTGAAAAAGGAACATCTTCTTTTTTGAAATGA
- a CDS encoding divergent polysaccharide deacetylase family protein, producing the protein MTKKRVKRRPKGLFLLLFGGIALSVAILAMVGRSTPQQEHVEVSREPYPEIVCEKQKDRSTPPHHTTQPEPEPQVESCPLLAIVIDDFGYSYSLAQKVAAIDLPVTWAIIPYRPHSQETVKLAVSRGVPYLVHMPMEAIIDKGKGDFLIGVSMSAPAVKKAVQDVFQAFPEAVGMNNHRGSKATSDPHVMEAVMEALVPLGKVFIDSRTSAASVAYKTALKFQVPTAYNSVFLDHEKDIRFMREQFNRAVTIAKRRGWVVAICHNRPDTIPFLQELHDSEINDVKFVTVPELLGVQTAR; encoded by the coding sequence ATGACTAAAAAGAGAGTAAAGAGGAGGCCCAAGGGGCTCTTCTTACTCCTGTTCGGTGGGATAGCGTTGAGTGTTGCTATTTTAGCGATGGTGGGGAGGAGCACTCCACAACAGGAACATGTGGAGGTTTCTCGAGAGCCATACCCTGAAATAGTCTGTGAGAAACAAAAGGATCGAAGTACTCCTCCCCACCATACAACTCAACCTGAGCCTGAGCCCCAAGTTGAGTCATGTCCCCTTTTAGCCATTGTCATTGATGACTTTGGTTATTCTTACTCTTTAGCTCAAAAAGTAGCTGCTATTGATTTGCCTGTAACATGGGCTATAATTCCCTATCGGCCCCATAGTCAGGAGACAGTGAAGCTTGCTGTATCCAGAGGGGTTCCTTATCTTGTACACATGCCTATGGAAGCTATTATAGATAAGGGGAAAGGGGATTTTCTCATAGGAGTGTCTATGTCGGCTCCTGCGGTTAAAAAGGCAGTGCAGGATGTTTTCCAAGCTTTCCCTGAAGCTGTGGGGATGAATAACCATAGAGGATCTAAAGCTACTAGTGACCCACATGTTATGGAAGCTGTAATGGAAGCCTTAGTGCCTTTAGGAAAAGTCTTTATAGATAGTCGAACATCAGCGGCGTCTGTTGCATATAAGACTGCTTTAAAATTTCAGGTTCCAACAGCCTACAACTCGGTTTTTCTCGATCATGAAAAAGATATAAGGTTTATGAGAGAGCAGTTCAATCGAGCAGTAACTATAGCGAAACGAAGGGGATGGGTTGTGGCTATTTGTCATAATAGACCTGATACTATCCCTTTTTTACAAGAGCTTCACGATTCTGAAATAAACGATGTAAAATTTGTGACCGTTCCAGAGTTACTTGGTGTTCAAACGGCACGATGA